The following are from one region of the Nicotiana tomentosiformis chromosome 7, ASM39032v3, whole genome shotgun sequence genome:
- the LOC104090280 gene encoding protein trichome birefringence-like 42, translated as MFSIFTNYSSHKKSINMETSSKISQKWMICAFGSFISCFIFLICLKHNEAGYFKALRHCMFNVESCFSPTGNLEMSKPAKSREDEGNIIQKNSKNKCNIFEGRWVYKPKESPYYEAQQCPFLSEQVSCQKNGRPDFDYQNWSWEAHHCVIPSLNGIYILERLRGKRVIIVGDSLNRNQWESLACLLYSTIPPSRAHVDVKSGSYKIFKAKDYNVTVEFYWSPFLVQLESNKPGAPKILRLEKLDLSSRLWQGADIMVFNTGHWWVHLGKLKAWDFFEYKGLLVNELKLESAFEVAMRTWADWIDQNVNLTKTTVFFRSISPEHKAQNGCYNKTQPITDKSHVTHFSESLTAIVERTLSKMRISVRYLNITKLSEHRVDAHPSVYAKKKGKELVKRKVKPPESFADCSHWCLPGLPDTWNRLLYASLVLDHSTDTHSLSHLIS; from the exons ATGTTTTCTATTTTTACTAACTACTCCTCACACAAGAAATCAATCAACATGGAAACCAGCTCAAAAATTAGTCAGAAATGGATGATATGTGCATTTGGTAGTTTCATTAGCTGCTTCATTTTCTTGATATGTCTTAAGCATAATGAGGCAGGTTATTTCAAGGCACTGCGACATTGCATGTTCAACGTGGAATCGTGCTTTTCGCCTACTGGAAATTTGGAAATGTCTAAACCAGCAAAAAGCAGAGAAGATGAAGGGAATATAATTCAGAAAAACAGCAAGAATAAATGCAATATATTTGAGGGAAGATGGGTTTATAAACCAAAGGAGAGTCCATATTATGAAGCACAACAATGTCCATTCCTTAGTGAACAAGTGAGCTGCCAGAAGAATGGAAGGCCTGATTTTGACTATCAAAATTGGTCTTGGGAAGCTCATCACTGTGTCATTCCAAG CTTGAATGGCATATATATATTGGAGAGGCTTAGAGGAAAGAGGGTAATAATAGTTGGAGATTCACTAAACAGAAACCAGTGGGAATCTCTTGCTTGTCTTCTTTATTCTACAATTCCTCCTTCGAGAGCCCATGTTGATGTTAAGAGTGGCTCTTATAAAATCTTCAAAGCTAAG GACTACAATGTGACTGTAGAGTTCTACTGGAGCCCATTCCTGGTTCAGTTGGAATCAAACAAACCTGGTGCTCCTAAAATTTTGAGGCTGGAGAAACTCGATTTATCGTCTAGGCTTTGGCAAGGAGCTGATATTATGGTATTCAACACAGGCCATTGGTGGGTGCATCTTGGAAAGTTGAAGGC GTGGGACTTTTTCGAGTACAAGGGACTATTAGTTAATGAGCTGAAGTTAGAATCAGCATTTGAGGTGGCAATGAGGACCTGGGCAGACTGGATAGATCAGAATGTTAACTTAACCAAAACAACAGTTTTCTTCAGAAGCATTTCTCCAGAACACAAAGCTCAAAATGGGTGTTACAATAAAACACAACCCATCACAGACAAGTCCCACGTAACACATTTTTCCGAGTCCCTGACGGCGATTGTTGAAAGAACATTGTCAAAAATGAGAATCTCTGTAAGATACTTAAACATTACAAAGCTTTCAGAGCACCGCGTAGATGCACATCCATCAGTCTATgccaaaaagaaaggaaaagaattgGTGAAGAGGAAAGTAAAGCCACCGGAGAGTTTTGCTGACTGCAGCCATTGGTGCCTACCTGGACTGCCTGATACATGGAATAGGTTACTATATGCTTCTCTGGTTTTGGATCACTCCACTGATACCCATAGTCTATCGCATTTGATCTCTTGA
- the LOC104090281 gene encoding uncharacterized protein — MDLKAISWVGNIYQKFETMCLEMEEAMYQDTVKYVENQVNTVGTNVKRFYSEVLQDVQPQYNIDPVKVAAADLSLNPYAHYEIDKKLKANLKRSTRGFSNKLNDDTQVIKGKNKSGGVYKRQNGGIKEIVRDSYPTKKSDAIYLASGDAIKLSSSAEVRGGFEMASDHVTLTSALASVKGSDYGETASKICDHTIETNVPAAGTSTNSSASVKTSVESVGKKPADTCTKELACNTTTEISTNVRNNELATAKINGSHEERSDNLSSAMSKYDINESEVEFVEKFDESQLEETCVMVEGDGIHVPKGPVKQKSYKKKLREAFSTRKRLTRKEYEQLGALYGDQQFNQEAEDKVMPVLAMNSNTKKLSANDHPESEWEIL; from the exons ATGGACTTGAAAGCTATATCATGGGTTGGAAACATATACCAAAAGTTCGAAACTATGTGTTTGGAGATGGAAGAGGCTATGTACCAG GACACTGTTAAATATGTCGAAAATCAGGTGAACACTGTTGGTACGAATGTCAAGAGATTCTATTCAGAGGTGCTGCAAGATGTTCAACCTCAATATAACATTGATCCTGTGAAAGTCGCAGCTGCTGACTTGTCTCTGAACCCTTATGCTCACTATGAAATTGACAAGAAGCTGAAAGCAAACCTTAAGAGAAGCACTAGAGGATTCAGTAACAAATTAAATGATGACACTCAAGTGATCAAGG GGAAAAACAAAAGCGGAGGAGTCTATAAACGTCAAAATGGTGGAATCAAAGAAATTGTTAGAGACAGCTATCCAACTAAGAAATCTGATGCTATCTATCTTGCATCAGGGGATGCAATAAAATTATCTTCAAGTGCTGAGGTTAGAGGTGGTTTTGAAATGGCATCTGACCATGTAACTCTGACTTCAGCTCTGGCCTCGGTTAAAGGATCTGACTATGGAGAAACGGCAAGTAAAATTTGTGACCACACTATAGAAACTAATGTGCCAGCAGCTGGTACTTCAACTAATTCTTCGGCTTCTGTCAAGACGTCAGTTGAATCCGTTGGGAAGAAGCCAGCAG ATACATGTACAAAGGAGTTGGCTTGTAATACAACAACTGAAATTAGCACTAATGTTCGGAACAATGAGTTAGCTACTGCGAAGATCAATGGGTCTCATGAAG AAAGGTCAGATAATTTGTCTTCTGCTATGTCCAAGTATGACATTAATGAATCGGAAGTGgaatttgttgagaaatttgacgaATCCCAGTTGGAGGAAACATGTGTCATGGTTGAAGGGGACGGGATTCATGTTCCGAAGGGCCCAGTCAAACAGAAGTCGTACAAG AAGAAGCTTCGGGAGGCATTCTCCACGAGAAAGAGGTTGACAAGGAAAGAGTATGAACAACTTGGAGCACTATATGGAGATCAACAGTTTAACCAAGAAGCTGAAGACAAGGTGATGCCTGTTCTTGCCATGAATTCAAACACTAAGAAGTTATCTGCTAATGATCATCCTGAATCTGAGTGGGAGATTCTGTAG